The Devosia sp. A16 genome includes a window with the following:
- the mobA gene encoding molybdenum cofactor guanylyltransferase, producing MAQNQHSFAGLILAGGRGERLGGVIKSELPVGGVRLLERVAERLAGCSPLLVAHGRIDPAALHLQPDMVAVADLAGDYAGPLAGLAGAIAWINTLGTPPQLLVSVAVDTPFLPADFVARLLDGLGDAPAAIAAYSGQPYPTNAIWRVARFRDLPERVRAGTAPRSLKSLCAAAGGHTIEWPASPAGDPFANVNTPEDLAAAERQATHAGAIQS from the coding sequence ATGGCACAGAATCAACACTCGTTTGCTGGCCTCATTCTTGCCGGGGGCCGGGGCGAGAGGCTGGGCGGGGTGATCAAGTCCGAATTGCCGGTTGGCGGCGTACGCCTGCTCGAGCGCGTCGCGGAACGGCTCGCAGGCTGTTCGCCATTGCTGGTGGCGCACGGGCGAATCGACCCCGCGGCGCTGCACCTCCAGCCCGACATGGTCGCCGTGGCCGACCTTGCTGGCGACTATGCCGGCCCGCTGGCCGGGCTTGCGGGCGCCATCGCCTGGATCAACACCCTCGGCACACCGCCACAACTGCTGGTCAGCGTCGCGGTGGATACGCCGTTCCTGCCCGCCGATTTCGTTGCCCGGCTGCTCGATGGCCTGGGAGACGCTCCCGCGGCGATCGCCGCCTATAGCGGACAGCCCTACCCTACCAACGCGATCTGGCGTGTGGCGCGATTCCGCGATTTACCGGAACGGGTGCGGGCCGGCACGGCGCCGCGCAGCCTGAAATCGCTATGCGCTGCGGCTGGGGGGCACACCATCGAATGGCCGGCGAGCCCCGCAGGCGATCCCTTCGCCAACGTCAACACGCCGGAAGATCTGGCTGCTGCGGAGCGGCAAGCTACCCACGCCGGGGCTATCCAGAGCTGA